In Gadus chalcogrammus isolate NIFS_2021 chromosome 13, NIFS_Gcha_1.0, whole genome shotgun sequence, a single genomic region encodes these proteins:
- the tsfm gene encoding elongation factor Ts, mitochondrial, translating to MSLTMLFRTVTTQLLKGRHVHTACQLLAVEKSLLMKLRKSTGYTFINCKKALEKFDNDINQAESWLNQQAQKEGWSKANKLEGRRAKDGLVGVFVGEEAAVMVEVNCETDFVARNEKFQELVRDVVSATLAHHRGNSQGKTGYVKSLLGAGDMSTLRAGEAGSLADQVALTIGRLGENMSVRRAVMLGVPAGWHIGSYVHGGVGGPGDTALGRYGALVVFKGGKEESRELLGRKLGQHVVGEAPTTLGNMEDLPCGDSETRLLPQTFLPDPSRTVAQFLLGQEARVLDFVRFQCGEAAE from the exons ATGTCCTTAACGATGTTGTTCAGAACCGTCACCACACAACTCTTAAAG GGCCGTCATGTCCACACGGCCTGTCAGCTGCTGGCCGTCGAGAAATCCCTTCTGATGAAGCTAAGGAAAAGCACCGGCTACACTTTTATCAACTGTAAAAAAGCCCTGGAGAAGTTTGACAATGACATAAACCAG GCGGAGAGCTGGCTGAACCAGCAGGCCCAGAAAGAGGGCTGGAGCAAAGCCAACAAGCTGGAAGGACGCCGGGCGAAAGACGGGCTGGTGGGCGTCTTCGTGGGCGAGGAGGCcgctgtgatggtggag GTTAACTGTGAGACAGACTTTGTGGCCCGTAACGAGAAGTTCCAGGAGCTGGTGAGGGACGTGGTCTCTGCCACGCTGGCCCACCACCGGGGCAACAGCCAGGGCAAGACGGGATACGTGAAG AGTCTCCTGGGGGCCGGTGATATGAGCACACTGCGGGCTGGAGAGGCGGGGTCCCTAGCTGACCAGGTGGCCCTCACTATCG gccgaCTGGGGGAGAACATGTCGGTGCGGCGGGCGGTGATGCTGGGCGTCCCGGCCGGCTGGCACATTGGCTCCTACGTGCACGGGGGCGTGGGCGGCCCCGGGGACACGGCGCTGGGCCGCTACGGGGCCCTGGTGGTCTTCAAGGGGGGCAAGGAGGAGTCCCGAGAGCTGCTGGGACGTAAGCTGGGACAGCACGTGGTGGGAGAGGCGCCCACGACGCTGGGAAACATGGAGGACCTGCCCTGCGGCGACAGCGAGACCCGTCTGCTGCCTCAGACCTTCCTTCCGGACCCGTCCCGGACCGTGGCCCAGTTCCTGCTGGGCCAGGAGGCCCGGGTCCTGGACTTCGTCCGCTTTCAGTGCGGGGAGGCGGCTGAATGA
- the endou gene encoding uridylate-specific endoribonuclease A — MLKTTLLLSLLGALVPQGSSNAMATCSGRCGYGTDSGYPCQCNTSCERFGDCCSDYAALCKGAATSCKGRCNEAFDSQNKCHCNSKCSQHGNCCSDYSSLCGGDAGGGGGGGSVSDSEIKAISEALYSLDSNKASASELVLDPQVLVSDSQTSSQRDLAPLPLFQFLDEEALFSRPTFAALVALLDNYQRVTGQDEDFSPQQLAEQETFVRETMSKTALGRKLYAFLSSQGYYASEEDFLQDLKMMWFGLYSRNNNKKDSSGFEHIFAGEIKGGKISGFHNWVQFYLLEKQGLLNYYSHSFDGPWTSYPDVLGMQFQWDGYFKQVGSAIMGCSPEFDFAMYSLCYITRPGKRCYLSLGGKQLIIQTYTWDNSSYGDGKKYIGSAFPATP; from the exons ATGCTGAAGACCACTCTACTCCTCTCACTCCTGGGGGCCCTGGTCCCCCAAGGGAGCAGCA aTGCGATGGCCACCTGCAGCGGTCGCTGTGGTTACGGCACGGACAGCGGCTACCCCTGCCAGTGCAACACGTCGTGCGAGCGTTTCGGCGACTGCTGCTCCGACTACGCAGCCCTCTGCAAAG GCGCTGCCACCTCCTGTAAGGGCCGCTGCAACGAGGCGTTCGACTCCCAGAACAAGTGCCACTGCAACTCCAAGTGCAGCCAGCACGGCAACTGCTGCAGCGACTACAGCAGCCTCTGCGGCG GTgatgcaggtggaggtgggggcggtggCTCCGTCAGTGACAGTGAGATCAAAGCCATCTCAGAGGCTCTCTACAGCCTTGACTCCAACAAGGCCTCCGCCTCAGAACTGGTCCTAGACCCTCAGGTCCTGGTGTCCGACTCCCAGACCAGCTCTCAGAGAGACCTCGCCCCTCTCCC CTTGTTCCAATTCCTGGACGAGGAGGCCCTGTTCTCCAGGCCCACTTTCGCCGCCCTGGTGGCCCTCCTGGACAACTACCAGCGGGTGACGGGCCAGGACGAGGACTTCAGCCCACAGCAGCTGGCGGAGCAGGAGACCTTCGTCAGGGAGACCATGTCCAAAACGGCGCTGGGCAGGAAGCTCTacgccttcctctcctcccagg GATACTACGCCTCTGAGGAGGACTTCCTCCAGGACCTGAAGATGATGTGGTTCGGTCTGTACTCCAGGAACAACAATAAGAAGGATTCCAGCGGCTTTGAGCACATCTTTGCAG GAGAGATCAAAGGAGGGAAGATCTCTGGTTTCCACAACTGGGTTCAGTTCTATCTTCTGGAGAAACAGGGCCTGCTGAACTACTACAGCCACAGCTTCGATGGACCG TGGACCTCTTATCCAGACGTTTTGGGCATGCAGTTCCAATGGGACGGATACTTCAAGCAGGTGGGCTCGGCCATCATGGGCTGCAGCCCTGAGTTCGACTTTGCCATGTACAGCCTCTGCTACATCACCCGCCCTGGGAAGAG GTGCTACCTGAGCCTGGGAGGCAAGCAGCTGATCATCCAGACGTACACCTGGGACAACTCCTCCTACGGGGACGGAAAGAAGTACATCGGCTCCGCCTTCCCTGCCACGCCCTAG